A section of the Myxococcus virescens genome encodes:
- a CDS encoding response regulator, whose amino-acid sequence MGSGIMQQEGSTAMTDQLYTTHDISRLLQVDPSTVSKWIDRGILMAFRTPGGHRRVRSADLRTFLITHQMPVPEELGSGTVRLLAVDDERPVLDAIKRAFKPFAAQVELQTTTSGVEALLLVSEQKPHGMIIDLNMPDIDGLEVCRRIRARKQMEGVRLITMTSAHTPEVVEQSKQAGALACMAKPLDVQQVLELFRVPLALSAKR is encoded by the coding sequence ATGGGCAGCGGAATCATGCAGCAAGAGGGGAGTACGGCCATGACGGACCAGCTCTACACGACGCACGACATCAGTCGTTTGCTTCAGGTGGATCCGTCCACGGTGAGCAAGTGGATTGACCGTGGCATCCTGATGGCGTTCAGGACGCCGGGTGGCCACCGCCGCGTGCGGTCGGCGGACCTGCGCACGTTCCTCATCACCCACCAGATGCCGGTTCCCGAGGAGCTCGGCAGCGGCACGGTGCGCCTGCTCGCGGTGGATGACGAGCGTCCGGTGCTGGACGCCATCAAGCGCGCGTTCAAGCCGTTCGCGGCCCAGGTGGAGCTGCAGACGACGACGAGCGGCGTGGAGGCGTTGCTGCTCGTGTCCGAGCAGAAGCCGCACGGCATGATCATCGACCTCAACATGCCGGACATCGACGGTCTGGAAGTCTGCCGCCGCATCCGCGCGCGCAAGCAGATGGAGGGCGTGCGGCTCATCACCATGACGTCCGCGCATACGCCCGAGGTCGTGGAGCAGTCCAAGCAGGCCGGCGCGCTGGCGTGCATGGCGAAGCCGCTGGACGTGCAGCAGGTGCTGGAGCTGTTCCGCGTTCCGCTGGCGCTCAGCGCCAAGCGGTAG
- a CDS encoding Hsp20/alpha crystallin family protein, producing MQTRNPFNSAVVVNPLMRDVDALFRELTQPMWRQAPRERTPAADITESESGLTLQLDMPGLEAKAIQVTVEKDILTVQSERKAEPRAEGVNVRRQERVFGTFARSFALPDTVDASRVEARYEQGVLTLTLPRREESKPRVIEVKVQG from the coding sequence ATGCAGACTCGCAATCCGTTCAACTCCGCCGTCGTGGTGAACCCGCTGATGCGCGATGTCGACGCGCTCTTCCGCGAGCTGACGCAGCCCATGTGGCGCCAGGCCCCGCGTGAGCGCACGCCGGCCGCGGACATCACCGAATCCGAAAGCGGCCTCACGCTCCAACTGGACATGCCCGGGCTGGAGGCGAAGGCCATCCAGGTGACGGTGGAGAAGGACATCCTCACCGTGCAGTCCGAGCGCAAGGCCGAGCCGCGCGCGGAGGGCGTCAACGTGCGCCGCCAGGAACGCGTCTTCGGGACGTTCGCCCGCTCCTTCGCGCTGCCTGACACGGTGGACGCAAGCCGGGTGGAGGCTCGCTACGAGCAGGGTGTGCTGACGCTGACCCTGCCTCGGCGCGAGGAGTCCAAGCCCCGCGTCATCGAAGTCAAGGTCCAGGGCTGA
- a CDS encoding CPXCG motif-containing cysteine-rich protein, with translation MQPFAESAAQLCPYCGEEVEVAVDPIGVASETYIEDCPVCCRPWTVQVSRDEESFAVHLGRDDD, from the coding sequence ATGCAGCCCTTCGCGGAATCCGCCGCCCAGCTGTGCCCCTACTGCGGTGAGGAAGTGGAGGTCGCCGTGGACCCCATTGGTGTGGCCTCGGAGACGTACATCGAGGACTGCCCGGTGTGCTGCCGTCCCTGGACGGTGCAGGTGTCCCGCGACGAGGAGAGCTTCGCCGTGCACCTTGGTCGCGACGACGACTGA
- a CDS encoding general secretion pathway protein GspE, giving the protein MASPSRNRIGDILVKARVIDDLQLRSALATHDQWGGRLSRIIADLGLATDDVITEAICQGLGMQRIQLGNVTRDAGALSRVDVSLAEQKAVFPVSLKDNGKTLVLAMADPTDLGTLDQVAAKSRARVVVMVAGEREIEHAILRHYRGQEPVVSTRFGGNKRPSSSDAPEDEDEFKVVDMSGNTVVKRIADITPPAPAAAPPPAPRAPERATAPGAGASAADILDEILAGGTPANEWTDEDLKRLQTVQQNQEKSSKILRALLELLLEKNQLQQRELAARMRL; this is encoded by the coding sequence ATGGCCTCTCCTTCCCGGAATCGCATTGGCGACATCCTCGTCAAGGCACGCGTCATCGACGACTTGCAGCTGCGCAGCGCACTGGCCACCCATGACCAGTGGGGCGGACGTCTGTCACGCATCATCGCGGACCTGGGTCTGGCCACCGATGACGTCATCACCGAGGCCATCTGCCAGGGCCTGGGAATGCAGCGCATCCAGTTGGGCAACGTCACGCGCGACGCGGGCGCGCTCTCACGCGTGGACGTGAGCCTCGCCGAACAGAAGGCCGTCTTCCCGGTGTCGCTCAAGGACAACGGCAAGACGCTGGTACTGGCCATGGCGGACCCCACGGACCTCGGCACCCTGGACCAAGTGGCGGCGAAGAGCCGCGCACGCGTGGTCGTCATGGTGGCGGGCGAGCGTGAAATCGAACACGCCATCCTCCGCCACTACCGTGGCCAGGAGCCCGTCGTCAGCACGCGCTTCGGCGGCAACAAGCGCCCGAGCAGCTCGGACGCGCCGGAGGACGAGGACGAGTTCAAGGTCGTCGACATGAGCGGAAACACGGTGGTGAAGCGCATCGCCGACATCACCCCGCCCGCTCCCGCCGCGGCGCCTCCGCCCGCGCCCCGCGCGCCGGAGCGCGCCACCGCCCCAGGCGCAGGCGCCAGCGCCGCGGACATCCTCGACGAGATTCTGGCGGGTGGCACGCCCGCCAACGAGTGGACGGACGAGGACCTCAAGCGGCTGCAGACGGTGCAGCAGAACCAGGAGAAGAGCTCCAAGATTCTGCGCGCGCTGCTCGAGCTGCTGCTGGAGAAGAACCAGCTCCAGCAGCGCGAACTGGCGGCGCGGATGCGGCTGTAG
- the serB gene encoding phosphoserine phosphatase SerB, producing the protein MTPPLSESVLITVTGKDHPGIVSRLTGLLAEAGAELLDVEQVVVQGRLTLCLLVRLPPASGTLETLLSAAQTLGVALDFQAVEAPATPAASARHVVTAVGRALGARELHALTQVLAGHGANVERITRLSEPHLGSVDIHISLPPGQPPDALKHALLELSMQSGGFDVALQRESLFRRGKRMVVMDMDSTLIRIEVIDELARAHGVGEQVSRITERAMHGEMDYDESLRQRVALLRGLDASVVHQLAANLPLTEGAETLVRVLKRLGYRTAVISGGFSVAAEALKARLGIDFAYSNELEIQGGKLTGRTVGRIVNAQRKAELLESLAQAEGILLDQVVAVGDGANDLLMLERAGLGIAFRAKPKLRAAADTSISAGGLDSILYLLGLTGRELLEAGSGAG; encoded by the coding sequence ATGACTCCGCCCCTGTCCGAAAGCGTGCTCATCACCGTCACCGGGAAGGACCATCCCGGAATCGTCTCGCGCCTCACCGGCCTGCTGGCGGAAGCTGGCGCCGAGCTGCTCGACGTGGAGCAGGTGGTGGTGCAGGGACGCCTCACGCTCTGCCTGCTGGTGCGCCTGCCCCCGGCGAGCGGCACCCTGGAGACGCTGCTGTCCGCCGCGCAGACGCTGGGCGTGGCGCTGGACTTCCAGGCGGTGGAGGCGCCCGCCACGCCCGCCGCGTCCGCGCGCCACGTCGTCACCGCCGTGGGCCGCGCCCTGGGCGCGAGGGAGCTTCATGCGCTGACGCAGGTGCTCGCGGGGCACGGCGCCAACGTGGAGCGAATCACGCGTCTCAGCGAGCCGCACCTGGGCTCGGTGGACATCCACATCAGCCTGCCGCCGGGCCAGCCGCCCGACGCGCTCAAGCACGCGCTGCTGGAGCTGTCCATGCAGTCGGGCGGGTTCGACGTGGCGTTGCAGCGCGAGAGCCTGTTCCGGCGCGGCAAGCGGATGGTCGTCATGGACATGGACTCCACGCTCATCCGCATCGAGGTCATCGACGAGCTGGCGCGCGCGCATGGCGTGGGCGAGCAGGTGTCGCGCATCACCGAGCGCGCCATGCACGGCGAGATGGACTACGACGAATCGCTGCGTCAGCGCGTGGCGTTGCTGCGAGGCCTGGATGCATCCGTGGTCCACCAGCTCGCGGCGAACCTGCCGCTGACGGAGGGCGCGGAGACGCTGGTGCGCGTGCTCAAGCGGCTGGGCTACCGCACCGCCGTCATCAGCGGCGGCTTCTCCGTGGCGGCCGAGGCGCTGAAGGCGCGGCTGGGCATCGACTTCGCGTACTCCAACGAGTTGGAGATTCAGGGCGGGAAGCTCACCGGCCGCACCGTGGGCCGCATCGTCAACGCGCAGCGCAAGGCGGAGCTGTTGGAGTCGCTGGCGCAGGCGGAGGGCATCCTGCTGGACCAGGTGGTCGCCGTGGGAGACGGCGCCAACGACTTGCTGATGCTGGAGCGCGCCGGGCTGGGCATCGCCTTCCGAGCGAAGCCCAAGCTGCGCGCCGCGGCCGACACGTCCATCTCCGCGGGCGGCCTGGACAGCATCCTCTACCTGCTGGGGCTCACCGGCCGCGAGCTGCTGGAAGCGGGCTCCGGCGCCGGCTGA
- a CDS encoding serine/threonine-protein kinase encodes MQKPALNRDTVSGEALFILRNLRENGRLGRSNKLADVKAALEPSVSLEFDNYFFFLRKFHYIAMDREAQLKLTDQGEQVAGGELNERFSLEVGEFFADQLAAAADAPLDGASGDEPLMVPPPPPELLLDEAEVDGAPPVPSGPPAPPPMPPVRSSRSAMPALDLGMPSAAIPMPPPSAPGPRAEAAAEPRREATVIVQGPFTASNTPAPSPTSPAPAAAPMSPPPASTSAAAAAPAAPAPKGAELDLRYQKFDPIGTGPLGTVFKGRVTALGLDICLKELKDIFGYFSFLQRGEVLKRLKKELCAQAQVRHPGVVQVVDQNVDAARPYFVLELMQGSLRERLDAGGGNGVPVPFALRAFLQMAYGLRAAHAAGLTHHNIKPENVLFDTYGNAKLADFGLGRVVEVDATKGMPQVFVGTGGMAYMAPELMNRGGKEPGASADVYALGILLYEMLTGQIPGRRSPLPSEVNPEAPSGLDQLFDKATQDKREQRYPDVDAMLEDFYKAFPDKEFLAKGDLVISSDTPKE; translated from the coding sequence ATGCAGAAGCCCGCCCTCAATCGCGACACCGTCAGTGGCGAGGCGCTGTTCATCCTCCGGAACCTGAGGGAGAACGGCCGTCTTGGACGCTCGAACAAGCTGGCAGACGTGAAGGCCGCACTCGAGCCATCCGTGTCGCTCGAGTTCGACAACTACTTCTTCTTCCTGCGCAAATTCCACTACATCGCCATGGACCGCGAGGCCCAGCTCAAGCTCACCGACCAGGGCGAGCAGGTGGCGGGTGGGGAGCTGAACGAGCGATTCTCCCTGGAGGTCGGTGAGTTCTTCGCCGATCAGCTGGCCGCCGCCGCGGACGCGCCCCTGGATGGGGCCAGTGGGGACGAGCCGCTGATGGTTCCTCCGCCTCCGCCGGAGCTGCTGCTGGATGAGGCCGAGGTCGACGGCGCGCCGCCCGTGCCCTCCGGCCCGCCCGCGCCGCCGCCCATGCCGCCGGTGCGCAGCTCGCGCTCGGCCATGCCCGCGCTGGACCTGGGCATGCCGTCCGCGGCCATCCCCATGCCGCCGCCGTCAGCCCCGGGGCCCCGCGCGGAGGCCGCCGCCGAGCCCCGCCGCGAGGCCACCGTCATCGTCCAGGGGCCCTTCACCGCGTCGAACACCCCCGCGCCGTCCCCCACCTCTCCCGCGCCTGCCGCCGCCCCCATGTCTCCTCCCCCCGCTTCCACCTCCGCCGCCGCAGCAGCGCCTGCCGCTCCCGCTCCGAAGGGCGCCGAGCTGGACCTGCGCTACCAGAAGTTCGACCCCATCGGCACCGGGCCGCTGGGCACCGTCTTCAAGGGGCGCGTCACCGCGCTGGGCCTGGACATCTGCCTCAAGGAGCTGAAGGACATCTTCGGCTACTTCTCCTTCCTGCAGCGCGGCGAGGTGCTCAAGCGCCTGAAGAAGGAGCTGTGTGCCCAGGCGCAGGTGCGCCACCCGGGCGTGGTCCAGGTGGTGGATCAGAACGTGGACGCCGCCCGGCCGTACTTCGTGCTGGAGCTGATGCAGGGCAGCCTGCGTGAGCGGCTGGACGCGGGTGGTGGCAACGGCGTGCCAGTGCCCTTCGCGCTGCGCGCCTTCCTGCAGATGGCCTATGGCCTGCGGGCCGCGCACGCCGCGGGCCTCACGCACCACAACATCAAGCCGGAGAACGTGCTCTTCGACACGTACGGCAACGCGAAGCTGGCCGACTTCGGCCTGGGCCGCGTGGTGGAGGTGGACGCCACCAAGGGCATGCCCCAGGTCTTCGTGGGCACGGGTGGCATGGCCTATATGGCGCCGGAGCTGATGAACCGGGGCGGCAAGGAGCCGGGCGCCTCCGCGGACGTCTACGCGCTGGGCATCCTGCTCTACGAGATGCTCACCGGGCAGATTCCGGGCCGCCGCTCGCCGCTGCCCTCCGAGGTCAACCCGGAGGCCCCCAGCGGCCTCGACCAGCTCTTCGACAAGGCCACCCAGGACAAGCGCGAGCAGCGCTACCCGGACGTGGACGCCATGTTGGAGGACTTCTACAAGGCGTTCCCGGACAAGGAGTTCCTCGCCAAGGGCGACCTCGTCATCTCCTCGGACACGCCGAAGGAGTGA